Proteins found in one Phytohabitans houttuyneae genomic segment:
- the uraH gene encoding hydroxyisourate hydrolase, producing the protein MPVRLERRDGDGWATVAAGRTDTDGRLRDWVPAEAWGAGAYRLVFDTAAHLGPGAFFPEVAVVFQVADAARHHHVPLLLSPFGYTTYRGS; encoded by the coding sequence GTGCCGGTGCGGCTGGAACGGCGGGACGGTGACGGCTGGGCGACCGTCGCCGCCGGCCGCACCGACACTGACGGGCGCCTGCGCGACTGGGTGCCCGCCGAGGCGTGGGGCGCGGGTGCGTACCGGCTTGTCTTCGACACCGCAGCCCACCTCGGACCCGGCGCGTTCTTTCCGGAGGTGGCGGTGGTCTTCCAGGTGGCGGACGCGGCGCGCCACCACCACGTGCCGCTGCTGCTGAGCCCCTTTGGCTACACGACCTACCGGGGGAGTTGA